TAACAAAATTCTCTAGTCACAAATTCAATTATTTATTAGCGCAAATAATGTTGGATACATACGAAAAGAGCATATTCCTGTATTCAATTTTCCACAACACTTAAAAAAGTGCACGCTTACATACATTTAATGTAGACATTAGTGAAATTGATATCCTTATACACAACTTCAATGtttgattaaattatataaagcCGATATAGTATGGTGAATTAGATTTTCTTATCGACAAGCTTATTTATCTgactaaattatttaataagaTAATGAAAAAGATACTGTTGAGTCTGGTGAGATTCGTGTTAATAGCTAAAGTATTTTGGTAAGGAAATCAAGTATTTGGTTACAAATGACACTTGTTAATACTTAGGACAaagatgaataaaaataaaagttagcGTTACTCTAGTGGGGTTTGGACTAGAACATCAACATGACAACATGGACGTGGTATACTTATAGTGTTTTTTGACTCGACATAAATCTTTATTTACATTGTTGAATCTGATGTATCTTGTAGGGGTTAGGTAGGATCGTTTGGGTACAGGCTGATGCTACGTCCCAGAGAATTTGACAACTTTGTCTTTTCATGCCACTTGTTATCACAAATTCGCctttatttatatacattagGACACACAATACCAAAAAGTCACAAAACAAGATAAGACTGACATAGAACTTTTGCAAATTTGGAAAATACTAAAAGTACTTATTGATCTCAATTATTAACTAAATTATCCTGTTCTTGGGGGGGATAGAAGAACATAGCAGAGTTTTCTTGATGCAGCTTTGAATTTTCCTGTAATAAAAACCGGCTCTTTTGTTGTTGATGATATAGTGATCCATTTCAGACTCTCCCATCTCAGTCCCTTGTACATCTTCATAaagattcttctttttttcgGATGTATCAAGACTGGTTTCTTGAGTTTTGCTCACCTTGAATCATATcaaattataaaccaaaaatgtTGTGAGTAGTAGCATGATTAAGGGACTGTCAGATctcaaagaaagagagagaaataaGGCTCACCACCTGAGTTGGTGACATTAGCTTGGTTGTTGAGTTGGGAGCGTTTTGTAGGTCTGTGATTTGGTCTATGCGACGATTTGAGCTACCAAAACTATCACAAGGGCTCGAGGTTTGGATGGAACACTATCATAGTGAACAAAACGTTAGCGTTGTGAGGTGGAAACTGAAAACAGAGGATTACTAAATTTAAGCTTACTGTTGTTGTCGCAGATATCAAATCAGAATCACTATCATCATCGCTAATGAAACCGGTGAGTGACATTTTAGGTCTGTAATCGTTGCGATCCTCTTGCATAAACAAAAGATTCCGATGCTCCTCCTCATCACTATTTTCATTATTAAGCAAAGAGTTCAAATCATGAGGTGAAACATTGTCGAAAGCCCTGCGTAATGCATCATCGATCTGAGTTTCCTTCTCCCCATCAAGCAAGCCAGTAAAGTGACGTGGATTCTGTAACCcctgaaaaaaatacaaatgaagTCGTTGACTAAAACAAGTAAAGAGAAAAGACAGAGACCCACCTCAGATCCACCAGAGTTGTTCATATGTGTGAACTGAGAGTGATTATGCTCAacttcaccaccaccaccaccaggaGCAGAAGAAGGTAAATCTTTGGGGTCACCCTTAAATATTACTTTACACACTGTATAGGTGGtctgcacaaaatcaaacacgacccaaaaaaaaacaatcacacCAATAGCAACACAAAGCCAAATCTGGATTTGAAAAAGTTAAAGCATACTTGAGTAGGAGGCAAGAACGTAGAGACATATTCATGCATAACCCATTCTGATTTCAATTGAAACACAAAGACCCTTTTCTCACCAATCTTCTCGCGATCTCCTCTCTTTCGCATGATATTCGTTGTAACTCCGGTTTTCTTCCAAAAACCAGACTTGGTTTTCCTGCTCTGTCTCTCTCCTCTGTTCTCCTTCCGACCGAAGTAATACCACATCTGGTCTCTCGACTCCCTCCTCGACTTGCCTGGCaaagaataaaaataacaattagtCTCTAAGGTTCCGATTCGATTTAACAAAGCACGTGCGTGAGACTTACTAGGTAACTCCCAAGGTTCGAAGCTACAGATATCTACCGTGCTAATGGCTTTGTCTACATGGCTCGTGTCACCACCAAGATTTTTTAGCCTGAGGTAATAGTCCACGATCTCCTCGTCTGTCGGAATGAATCTGAACCCCACCCGATTTTCCATTTTTGTC
The Raphanus sativus cultivar WK10039 chromosome 1, ASM80110v3, whole genome shotgun sequence DNA segment above includes these coding regions:
- the LOC108862555 gene encoding NAC domain-containing protein 5-like isoform X1 gives rise to the protein MENRVGFRFIPTDEEIVDYYLRLKNLGGDTSHVDKAISTVDICSFEPWELPSKSRRESRDQMWYYFGRKENRGERQSRKTKSGFWKKTGVTTNIMRKRGDREKIGEKRVFVFQLKSEWVMHEYVSTFLPPTQTTYTVCKVIFKGDPKDLPSSAPGGGGGEVEHNHSQFTHMNNSGGSEGLQNPRHFTGLLDGEKETQIDDALRRAFDNVSPHDLNSLLNNENSDEEEHRNLLFMQEDRNDYRPKMSLTGFISDDDSDSDLISATTTCSIQTSSPCDSFGSSNRRIDQITDLQNAPNSTTKLMSPTQVVSKTQETSLDTSEKKKNLYEDVQGTEMGESEMDHYIINNKRAGFYYRKIQSCIKKTLLCSSIPPKNRII
- the LOC108862555 gene encoding NAC domain-containing protein 5-like isoform X2; translation: MENRVGFRFIPTDEEIVDYYLRLKNLGGDTSHVDKAISTVDICSFEPWELPSKSRRESRDQMWYYFGRKENRGERQSRKTKSGFWKKTGVTTNIMRKRGDREKIGEKRVFVFQLKSEWVMHEYVSTFLPPTQTTYTVCKVIFKGDPKDLPSSAPGGGGGEVEHNHSQFTHMNNSGGSEGLQNPRHFTGLLDGEKETQIDDALRRAFDNVSPHDLNSLLNNENSDEEEHRNLLFMQEDRNDYRPKMSLTGFISDDDSDSDLISATTTCSIQTSSPCDSFGSSNRRIDQITDLQNAPNSTTKLMSPTQVSKTQETSLDTSEKKKNLYEDVQGTEMGESEMDHYIINNKRAGFYYRKIQSCIKKTLLCSSIPPKNRII